The following coding sequences are from one Tachysurus vachellii isolate PV-2020 chromosome 7, HZAU_Pvac_v1, whole genome shotgun sequence window:
- the LOC132849222 gene encoding tripartite motif-containing protein 29-like, with the protein MSGVAEKYIRVVQDMFDLSEKIHQENSPELKINTTLREVADHFKKKSCSDKPEVLCDSCSGEKLKALKSCLDYHKNHSTVPIEEESRERKTQLVETQTDVQQMIQDRLKKIKENKHSVEQSKRSTEKEKADSIEVFTALIRSIERSQAELLEVMEEKQKAAETQAEGLIKELEQEISVLKRRDTELEQLSHTEEHLHLLQVSVPLSAH; encoded by the exons ATGTCAGGTGTGGCAGAGAAGTACATCAGAGTAGTCCAAGATATGTTCGATCTGTCTGAAA AAATTCACCAAGAGAATTCCCCTGAACTGAAGATTAATACAACACTGAGAGAGGTTGCAGATCACTTCAAGAAGAAAAGTTGTTCTGACAAACCTGAGGTTCTTTGTGATTCCTGCAGTGGAGAGAAGCTGAAGGCCCTGAAATCCTGTCTGGATT ACCACAAGAATCACAGCACTGTTCCTatagaggaggagagcagagagaggaag ACTCAGCTGGtggaaacacagacagatgtgcAGCAGATGATTCAGGACCGACTGAAGAAGATAAAAGAGAACAAACACTCAGTAGAGCAAAGCAAA agaagcacagagaaagagaaagcagacagtATTGAAGTTTTCACTGCTCTGATTCGCTCCATTGAGAGAAGTCAGGCTGAGCTGCTGGaggtgatggaggagaagcagaaagcagcagagacGCAGGCTGAAGGACTTATTAaagagctggagcaggaaatcagtgtgctaaagaggagagacactgagctggagcagctctcacacactgaggagCATCTCCACCTTCTACAGGTCAGTGTTCCTCTTTCTGCTCACTGA